From the Mustelus asterias chromosome 14, sMusAst1.hap1.1, whole genome shotgun sequence genome, one window contains:
- the LOC144503510 gene encoding fibrinogen-like protein 1-like protein yields MIPLRTLSILVLAVFAVEKSSAFTVFSNLTNRIHNIDVLTPEQRTKILNLPPDQTEKVHLQKDCKALNRFKVMPSGIYAIQPKGSYPLVVYCDMETQGGGWVVLQRVSRKSITPFARRWETYKHSFGNLEKDHWLGNEYIHLITQKGHFEVKFVIESNSGKVEVDYASFNVEDEGHRYKLRLGAPSNASESYDYLTNVNKNDNSDNMMFSTRDQDNDRDSRHCADIVGGGWWFNQCSSVYFNDRQIRWPSICDECKSGTILIRPTFENCK; encoded by the exons ATGATTCCCCTCAGGACCTTGAGCATTCTGGTCCTTGCAGTCTTTGCAGTTGAGAAGTCCTCTGCGTTCACAGTCTTTTCTAACCTAACCAACAGAATTCACAACATCGATGTGCTGACTCCTGAGCAAAGGACTAAAATTTTGAATTTACCTCCAGATCAAACAGAAAAAG TGCACCTCCAAAAGGACTGCAAGGCATTGAACCGTTTTAAAGTCATGCCCAGTGGTATCTATGCTATCCAACCCAAAGGAAGTTACCCTTTAGTGGTCTACTGTGACATGGAAActcaaggtggtggatgggtggtACTGCAACGTGTCTCGAGGAAGAGCATCACTCCCTTCGCAAGACGTTGGGAAACTTACAAGCATTCTTTTGGCAATTTGGAAAAAGACCACTGGCTGGGCAATGAATACATTCATCTTATCACACAGAAAGGCCATTTTGAAGTGAAATTTGTCATTGAGAGCaattctgggaaagtagaggttgATTATGCCAGCTTTAATGTTGAAGATGAAGGACATAGGtacaaattgaggctgggtgctcCCAGCAATGCATCTGAGTCTTATGATTATTTGACTAatgttaataaaaatgacaatagTGACAATATGATGTTTTCTACCAGAGATCAGGATAACGATAGAGATTCAAGGCATTGTGCAGATATAGTTGGAGGGGGTTGGTGGTTCAATCAGTGCTCCTCTGTATATTTCAATGATCGTCAAATCCGTTGGCCAAGTATTTGTGATGAGTGTAAATCTGGTACCATTTTAATCAGACCTACCTTTGAAAATTGCAAGTAA